A region from the Spirochaeta thermophila DSM 6192 genome encodes:
- a CDS encoding SDR family NAD(P)-dependent oxidoreductase yields the protein MKLKDRVALVTGSARGIGRAVALRLAQEGASVGIMDLKGTEETAQEFSSMGHKAVPLHADVTRYEEVASAVEKLVEAFGKVDILVNNAGIIVRGHVLDLSLEEWRKVIDVNLHGTFHCCKAVLPYMVKQNYGRIVNITSIAGKVGDITAAPAYGTSKGAVNTLTKSLARQLADYGITVNAVAPHAIETDMSAQWTPEQRKAVIDAIPLKRLGKPEEVAEAVVFLVSEGASFITGEILDVNGGYLMD from the coding sequence ATGAAACTGAAGGATAGAGTGGCATTGGTGACGGGATCGGCCCGGGGGATCGGCCGGGCCGTCGCCCTGCGGCTCGCCCAGGAAGGGGCGAGTGTGGGGATCATGGATCTCAAAGGCACCGAGGAGACCGCGCAGGAGTTCTCCTCCATGGGCCATAAGGCCGTGCCCCTCCACGCAGACGTGACCAGGTACGAGGAGGTCGCCTCTGCGGTGGAGAAACTGGTGGAGGCCTTCGGAAAGGTGGATATCCTCGTGAACAACGCGGGTATCATCGTACGGGGGCACGTGCTCGATCTTTCCCTCGAGGAGTGGCGCAAGGTGATCGACGTGAACCTCCACGGCACGTTCCACTGCTGCAAGGCCGTCCTGCCGTACATGGTGAAGCAGAACTATGGGCGTATCGTGAACATCACCTCCATCGCCGGGAAGGTGGGGGACATCACCGCGGCCCCTGCCTACGGAACCTCGAAGGGAGCGGTGAACACCCTCACCAAGTCCCTCGCACGCCAGCTCGCGGACTACGGGATCACCGTAAATGCGGTGGCACCCCATGCCATCGAGACCGACATGAGTGCCCAGTGGACGCCTGAACAGCGGAAGGCCGTGATAGATGCGATCCCCCTCAAGCGCCTGGGTAAGCCGGAGGAAGTGGCCGAGGCCGTGGTCTTCTTGGTGAGCGAAGGGGCTTCGTTCATCACAGGGGAGATACTCGACGTGAACGGCGGCTATCTCATGGACTAG
- a CDS encoding TRAP transporter large permease: MLLVAILFLLFLLMGMPVAFAIGISGVAFFLQHPELPFSMIVQLPISQTQNFPLLAVPLFIFAGNIMNSAGVTQRLIKLSTLLTGHMRGGLAQVSVVLSTLMGGVSGSATADAAMEARLLGPGMLERGYSKGYIAAVIGYTSLITATVPPGVGIIIYGTTGEVSIGQLFAAGLMVGLIMMVALMITVAITARVRGYRPERERRASLKEIFSSLGETIWALIFPILLLVGLRMGIYTPSEVGAFACVYGIFVGVFVYKELTWKKFLETLRTTANDVGAVMYIIALSGIFRYGIPFEHIPQALTSLITGFTSNVHLLLILVVVFLVFVGMFMEGSVAILLFTPILLPMVQAFGVDPVHFGLVMCTTITMGLLTPPVGISMYALSSILEMPISEYLKEMWPFLGAVVAVILFMIFFPDVVLFLPRLLFG; the protein is encoded by the coding sequence ATGTTACTGGTGGCTATACTGTTTCTGCTCTTCCTCCTCATGGGGATGCCTGTGGCCTTCGCCATTGGAATCTCGGGGGTGGCCTTTTTCCTCCAGCATCCAGAGCTGCCCTTCTCCATGATAGTCCAGCTTCCCATATCGCAGACGCAGAACTTCCCCCTCCTCGCCGTGCCCTTATTCATCTTCGCGGGGAACATCATGAACAGCGCGGGAGTGACCCAGCGGCTCATCAAGCTCTCCACCCTCCTCACGGGGCACATGAGAGGAGGGCTCGCCCAGGTGAGCGTGGTCCTGAGCACCCTCATGGGTGGGGTTTCGGGGTCGGCCACGGCCGATGCGGCGATGGAGGCGAGGCTCCTGGGGCCGGGAATGCTGGAACGCGGCTACTCCAAAGGCTACATCGCCGCCGTGATAGGGTATACGTCCCTCATCACCGCGACCGTACCTCCCGGAGTGGGGATCATCATCTACGGTACCACGGGTGAGGTCTCCATCGGCCAGCTCTTCGCCGCGGGCCTGATGGTGGGGCTCATCATGATGGTGGCCCTCATGATCACGGTCGCCATCACCGCCCGGGTGAGGGGCTACAGGCCCGAGAGGGAGCGTCGGGCATCTCTCAAGGAGATCTTTTCCTCCCTCGGGGAGACCATCTGGGCACTCATCTTCCCCATCCTCCTCCTCGTGGGTCTCAGGATGGGCATCTACACCCCCTCGGAGGTGGGTGCGTTCGCCTGCGTATACGGGATCTTCGTGGGGGTCTTCGTCTACAAGGAGCTCACCTGGAAGAAGTTCCTCGAGACGCTCCGGACCACCGCCAACGATGTGGGCGCGGTGATGTACATCATCGCCCTCTCGGGGATCTTCCGGTACGGGATCCCCTTCGAGCACATACCCCAGGCCCTCACCTCCCTCATCACGGGATTCACCTCGAATGTGCACCTCCTGCTGATACTGGTGGTGGTCTTCCTCGTCTTCGTGGGGATGTTCATGGAGGGCTCGGTGGCGATCCTCCTGTTCACCCCGATTCTCCTTCCCATGGTGCAGGCGTTCGGTGTCGATCCGGTACACTTCGGGCTCGTGATGTGCACCACCATCACGATGGGACTCCTCACCCCCCCGGTGGGGATCTCCATGTACGCCCTCTCCAGCATCCTGGAGATGCCGATCTCCGAGTATCTCAAGGAGATGTGGCCGTTCCTCGGGGCCGTGGTCGCGGTGATCCTGTTCATGATCTTCTTCCCCGATGTGGTGCTCTTTCTCCCGAGGCTCCTGTTTGGATGA
- a CDS encoding lactate racemase domain-containing protein, producing the protein MILFEAGGPTARLSLDDLREGLYTALERWGRVKRALIVPPDITRLHSRAGELSCMAYRYLGSACKGVLPALGTHAPMTPEEKALMYPDIPAELFIDHNWRTDIRTLGEVPADYVEEVSEGKVRFPWPAQVNYHLLEGHDLILSIGQVVPHEVIGLANYTKNIFVGTGGAEGINKSHYLGAVYGMERIMGRIHTPVRKVLGYAASRFCRDLPILYVLTVLSPDEEGSLVVRGLFIGDDDACFEKAARLSQQVNLTYLDEPLEKVVVYLDPQEYRSTWLGNKAIYRTRMAIADGGELVIIAPGVKEFGEDPTIDRLVRRHGYRGTDYVLEAVQRDPELQGNLGAAAHLIHGSSEGRFGITYAAGGLSREEVEGAGFSYMEVEEALRRYLPEDMRTGWKDRHGERYYFIPNPAVGLWTWRRRFEEG; encoded by the coding sequence ATGATCCTCTTCGAGGCAGGAGGACCCACCGCACGCCTCTCGCTCGACGACCTCAGGGAGGGCCTCTATACGGCCCTGGAACGGTGGGGCAGGGTGAAGCGCGCCCTCATCGTCCCGCCCGACATCACCCGCCTCCACTCCCGGGCGGGGGAACTCTCGTGCATGGCCTACCGCTACCTGGGAAGCGCCTGCAAAGGCGTGCTCCCCGCGCTGGGGACCCATGCCCCCATGACCCCAGAGGAAAAGGCCCTCATGTACCCCGACATCCCGGCGGAGCTCTTCATCGATCACAACTGGCGCACCGACATCCGCACGCTCGGAGAAGTCCCGGCGGACTACGTGGAGGAGGTCTCCGAGGGGAAGGTCCGCTTCCCCTGGCCCGCCCAGGTGAATTACCACCTCCTCGAAGGTCACGACCTCATCCTCTCGATCGGCCAGGTGGTGCCCCACGAGGTGATCGGCCTCGCCAACTACACCAAGAACATCTTCGTGGGCACCGGCGGGGCCGAAGGGATCAACAAGAGCCACTACCTGGGCGCGGTCTACGGCATGGAGCGCATCATGGGCCGCATCCATACCCCGGTGCGGAAGGTGCTCGGGTATGCGGCCTCCCGCTTCTGCCGCGACCTTCCCATCCTCTACGTCCTCACCGTACTCTCACCCGACGAGGAAGGCTCCCTGGTGGTGAGGGGCCTCTTCATCGGCGACGACGACGCCTGCTTCGAGAAGGCCGCCCGGCTCTCCCAGCAGGTCAACCTCACCTATCTCGACGAACCGCTCGAGAAGGTGGTGGTCTACCTCGACCCTCAGGAGTACCGGAGCACCTGGCTCGGGAACAAGGCTATCTACCGCACCCGCATGGCCATCGCGGACGGCGGGGAACTCGTGATCATCGCTCCGGGGGTGAAGGAGTTCGGAGAGGACCCCACCATCGATCGACTCGTGCGGCGCCACGGCTACCGGGGCACCGACTACGTCCTCGAAGCCGTACAGCGGGATCCCGAGCTGCAGGGGAACCTCGGGGCCGCCGCCCACCTCATCCACGGCTCCTCCGAGGGGAGGTTCGGGATCACCTATGCCGCAGGCGGTCTTTCGAGGGAAGAGGTGGAGGGGGCGGGCTTCTCCTACATGGAAGTGGAGGAGGCCCTCCGCCGCTACCTCCCGGAGGACATGAGAACGGGATGGAAGGACCGCCACGGGGAACGCTACTACTTCATCCCCAACCCCGCCGTGGGGCTCTGGACCTGGCGGAGGCGTTTCGAAGAGGGATGA
- a CDS encoding HAD family hydrolase, with protein MAARTMDHFTREKEFFIGIDSDGCVFDTMELKHKECFCPEFVYHFSLQSVSRYARQVWEFVNLYSTTRGINRFLAVIRAVDLLAAHPEASKRSPHLPSLTALRRWVQRETKLGMHTLTEELERNPDPELALVHRWSQGVNEAIARMVQGGIPPFPYVKESLALMQEKADTLVVSQTPFEALEREWTEQGIHTYVKAIAGQEVGNKARQIAAAVADHYPPSHRLMIGDAPGDLEAARANEALFFPIIPGQEEASWEELHREGLPRFFEGRFEGEYQHRLLERFERSLPSTPPWEAT; from the coding sequence ATGGCTGCACGAACCATGGATCACTTCACCCGTGAGAAGGAGTTCTTCATCGGCATCGACTCCGATGGGTGCGTCTTCGACACCATGGAACTCAAGCACAAGGAATGCTTCTGTCCCGAATTCGTCTATCACTTCTCGCTCCAGAGCGTCTCCCGCTATGCCCGACAGGTGTGGGAGTTCGTGAACCTCTACTCCACCACCCGAGGGATCAACCGATTCCTCGCAGTCATCAGGGCAGTCGACCTTCTCGCCGCACACCCCGAGGCCTCGAAGCGATCCCCCCACCTCCCCTCACTCACGGCCCTCCGCCGGTGGGTACAGCGGGAGACCAAGCTCGGCATGCACACCCTCACCGAGGAGCTCGAGCGCAACCCTGATCCCGAGCTGGCCCTCGTGCACCGCTGGTCGCAGGGCGTGAACGAGGCCATCGCACGGATGGTACAGGGCGGCATCCCCCCCTTCCCCTACGTGAAGGAATCCCTCGCCCTCATGCAGGAGAAGGCCGACACCCTGGTGGTGAGCCAGACCCCCTTCGAGGCACTCGAGCGGGAGTGGACCGAGCAGGGGATACACACCTACGTGAAGGCCATCGCCGGACAGGAAGTGGGAAACAAGGCCCGGCAGATCGCCGCGGCCGTGGCCGACCACTACCCCCCCTCCCACCGTCTCATGATCGGCGATGCCCCGGGCGACCTCGAGGCTGCCCGGGCCAACGAGGCCCTGTTCTTCCCCATCATCCCCGGCCAGGAGGAGGCATCCTGGGAGGAGCTCCACCGTGAGGGCCTTCCCCGCTTCTTCGAAGGGAGGTTCGAAGGCGAGTACCAACACCGGCTCCTCGAACGCTTCGAGCGCTCCCTCCCCTCCACACCCCCCTGGGAGGCCACATGA
- a CDS encoding aldo/keto reductase → MEYAELMGTDIRISRIGMGCWGIAGGRTWGERDDRRSIDTLRAAYDRGISFFDTAYSYGNGYSEELVGKALGPLGDRVVIATKVGTELSSPSEVERHCEESLRRLRRDWIDLYQLHWHLPGMPPLPEIIEAMWRLVESGKVRAIGVCNLGKGQLALLPPEIPVVTNQLPYSLLWRAIEYEVMPASLERGMGILAYSPLMQGLLTGKFSSPEEVPEGRARSRHFSSSRPQAIHGEEGAEELTFETIHRLSDLARDLDIPLAHLAIAWVLQREGVASVLVGARTPDQVDANVGALAVRLSEEVLAELDTITTPLKERLGPNPDMWQTSGRIW, encoded by the coding sequence ATGGAGTACGCGGAACTCATGGGTACGGACATCCGGATCTCCAGGATAGGGATGGGATGTTGGGGTATCGCAGGCGGCCGGACCTGGGGAGAGAGGGATGATCGGCGGTCGATCGACACACTGCGTGCCGCCTACGACCGCGGTATCTCTTTCTTCGACACGGCCTATTCCTACGGCAATGGCTACTCGGAAGAGCTCGTGGGGAAGGCGCTCGGACCCCTGGGAGACCGGGTGGTGATCGCCACGAAGGTCGGGACCGAACTCTCCTCTCCTTCCGAGGTGGAACGGCACTGCGAGGAGAGCCTCAGGAGGCTCAGGCGCGACTGGATCGATCTCTACCAGCTGCATTGGCACCTTCCGGGCATGCCTCCGCTCCCCGAGATCATCGAGGCCATGTGGCGGTTGGTGGAAAGCGGCAAGGTGAGGGCCATAGGTGTGTGCAATCTGGGGAAGGGGCAGCTCGCCCTACTCCCCCCCGAGATACCGGTGGTGACCAATCAGCTTCCCTACAGCCTCCTCTGGCGCGCCATCGAATACGAGGTGATGCCCGCCTCCCTCGAGAGGGGGATGGGCATACTCGCCTACAGTCCGCTCATGCAGGGCCTTCTCACCGGGAAGTTCTCTTCACCCGAGGAAGTCCCCGAGGGGAGGGCCCGTTCCAGGCACTTCTCTTCCTCCCGGCCTCAGGCCATCCATGGCGAAGAAGGGGCGGAGGAACTCACCTTCGAGACCATACACAGGCTCTCCGACCTCGCTCGGGATCTCGATATCCCCCTCGCCCACCTCGCGATCGCGTGGGTTCTCCAACGGGAGGGGGTTGCATCGGTTCTCGTGGGGGCGCGGACTCCCGATCAGGTCGACGCGAATGTGGGAGCCCTGGCGGTGCGGCTCTCCGAGGAAGTGCTCGCCGAACTCGATACGATCACCACTCCCCTCAAGGAGAGGCTCGGACCGAACCCCGACATGTGGCAGACCTCGGGGAGGATATGGTGA
- a CDS encoding C4-dicarboxylate TRAP transporter substrate-binding protein — protein MRMHRMIMLVLSVLLLSALPLLASGTGEGEQAQEQYVLKFNHVLSQNDPFHKAFLNWAENAYSRSNGRLKIEVFHSAQLGVEEDIIEQIRMGANVGQNTDSARMGNYVPDIAVVNGPYFFDSLDEVWKLNESPTMQAWLKELETKYGIKVLSFNWVQGWRNLLTNKPIKSPDDLRGLRIRAPGAPIWMESIRSLGATPVAMAFSEIYSGIQTKVVDGAGNVNVNTLNTRLYEVVKYLNETKHILLVNFEVVSAKWFNSLPADLQTILQEECDKAGRQVSLEVDKIGEEAKAKLAEQGMTIIPYEEIDIAAFKQNSIKAYETLGILEARNKIFKELGKM, from the coding sequence ATGCGAATGCACAGGATGATCATGCTTGTGCTGAGCGTTCTCCTCCTGTCGGCCCTTCCTCTCCTCGCCTCCGGAACCGGAGAAGGAGAGCAGGCCCAGGAGCAGTACGTACTCAAGTTCAACCACGTGCTCAGCCAGAATGACCCGTTCCACAAGGCGTTCCTGAACTGGGCCGAGAATGCGTACAGCCGGTCCAACGGACGCCTCAAGATCGAGGTCTTCCACAGCGCCCAGCTGGGGGTGGAGGAGGACATCATCGAGCAGATCCGTATGGGAGCCAATGTGGGTCAGAACACCGATTCCGCGCGTATGGGTAACTACGTACCCGACATCGCGGTGGTGAACGGGCCCTACTTCTTCGACAGCCTCGACGAGGTCTGGAAGCTCAACGAGTCTCCCACCATGCAGGCCTGGCTCAAGGAACTCGAGACCAAGTACGGGATCAAGGTGCTCTCGTTCAACTGGGTACAGGGGTGGAGAAACCTGCTCACCAACAAGCCCATAAAGAGCCCGGACGATCTCAGAGGCCTCAGGATCCGCGCTCCCGGTGCCCCCATCTGGATGGAGTCCATCCGTTCCCTCGGGGCCACTCCTGTGGCGATGGCCTTCAGCGAGATCTATTCCGGCATCCAGACCAAGGTGGTGGATGGCGCCGGCAACGTGAACGTGAACACCCTCAACACCCGCCTCTATGAGGTGGTGAAGTATCTCAACGAGACCAAGCACATCCTCCTCGTGAACTTCGAGGTGGTGAGCGCCAAGTGGTTCAACTCGCTTCCCGCGGATCTCCAGACCATCCTCCAGGAGGAGTGTGACAAGGCCGGGCGCCAGGTCTCCCTCGAGGTGGACAAGATCGGTGAGGAGGCCAAGGCGAAGCTTGCCGAGCAGGGTATGACGATCATCCCCTATGAGGAGATCGACATCGCCGCCTTCAAGCAGAACAGTATCAAGGCGTATGAGACGCTGGGTATCCTGGAAGCCCGTAACAAGATCTTCAAGGAACTGGGTAAGATGTAA
- a CDS encoding TRAP transporter small permease, which yields MNNFLQKLYKIEEYAAASLLSAATLLIFVSAVTRTFDLPLNWALDLTLFLFAWSVFLGADVAMRRNNLVNVDLLVARLPVPVQRACAVVSYILILVFLGALTGYGFWLSYASRARAFQGIPWFSYTWVALSVPVGSILMIITTIRQFRAYLKEARPPAAEDGEVL from the coding sequence ATGAACAACTTTTTGCAGAAGCTCTATAAAATCGAGGAATATGCAGCGGCCTCGCTCCTCAGCGCGGCCACGTTGCTCATCTTTGTCTCCGCGGTCACCAGGACCTTCGACCTGCCCTTGAACTGGGCCCTCGATCTCACGCTCTTCCTCTTCGCGTGGAGCGTCTTCCTGGGTGCCGATGTGGCCATGAGACGGAACAACCTGGTGAACGTCGACCTCCTCGTGGCGAGGCTTCCCGTTCCCGTCCAGAGGGCGTGTGCGGTCGTTTCCTATATCCTCATCCTGGTGTTCCTGGGGGCACTCACGGGCTATGGATTCTGGCTGAGCTATGCGAGCAGGGCCAGGGCGTTCCAGGGGATACCGTGGTTCAGCTACACCTGGGTGGCCCTGAGCGTCCCGGTGGGTTCCATCCTCATGATCATCACCACCATACGCCAGTTCAGGGCCTATCTCAAGGAGGCGAGGCCTCCTGCTGCAGAGGACGGGGAGGTCCTGTAG
- a CDS encoding glycosyl hydrolase family 95 catalytic domain-containing protein, producing the protein MSDRAGGRRLWSDRPAGVWRDGYPVGNGRLAALVVGGLGEERIHLNHEWLWRGRYRDRVAEGRAHLLGWVREAFFRGDWEEGTRRANEAFGGGGGVSGRPCRVGAYQPAGTLVLWWEGMDGEGYERELDLEEGVVRVRRGRSVEEVMAVMGGGPVGVRVSGWGRGWVGLEREVQEGVAVRVGAKGGMVRLEGRFEEGIGWEVRAVVRGGVCRGEGGRVWVEGEEVVVWVVVDVWEEVGGSRRRLPSYGPPEVPGEGWEAVRRRHVEAYGGLFGRVRLVVEGEEPLLPTGRRREDPDPLLPALLFDYGRYLLIASSAPGCDLPANLQGKWNPLLEPPWDADYHMDINLQMNYWLAEGAGLGECVRPLVRYVLRMVPSAREAARRLFGCRGIWFPLTSDAWARATPEAYGWDVWVGAAAWMAQHLVWRYLYGGDEGFLRETAYPFLKEVALFFEDFLVEDGEGVLQVVPSQSPEHRWEGLEGFPVGLCVSSAVDVQLVRWVLRMAVELGGRLGDELGRWREMEGRLARLRVGGDGVLLEWGRELPEAEPGHRHLSPLWGFFPGDVLWDEDPEVREGAVRLLERRVRHGCGQTGWSRAHLACLCAALGRAEEAWEHLRVLLGEFTTESLLGLHPVDLFQVDAGLGGAAAVLLMLLQVRPDGVLRLLPALPRAWGRGRVEGLRAPGGWCVGVWWEGGKVREAWFEGGRGVCRVEAWAEEGVVRHGGEEWVVRAREGVWEVGGRGEGRYAVRGCAGKDVSSFV; encoded by the coding sequence ATGTCGGATCGGGCCGGGGGACGGCGTCTGTGGTCGGATCGTCCGGCCGGGGTGTGGCGGGATGGCTACCCGGTGGGGAACGGGAGACTGGCGGCGTTGGTGGTCGGGGGGCTGGGGGAGGAGCGGATCCATCTCAACCACGAGTGGCTCTGGCGTGGGCGGTATAGGGATCGGGTGGCGGAGGGGCGGGCGCACCTCCTGGGGTGGGTGCGTGAGGCCTTCTTTCGCGGGGACTGGGAGGAGGGGACGCGTCGGGCGAACGAGGCGTTCGGGGGTGGGGGAGGGGTGAGCGGAAGGCCGTGTAGGGTGGGGGCCTACCAGCCTGCGGGTACCCTGGTGCTGTGGTGGGAGGGAATGGATGGTGAGGGATACGAGCGAGAGTTGGACTTGGAGGAGGGGGTGGTGCGGGTGCGGAGGGGGAGGAGTGTGGAGGAGGTGATGGCGGTGATGGGGGGTGGGCCGGTGGGGGTGCGGGTGTCGGGGTGGGGGAGGGGGTGGGTGGGGCTCGAGCGGGAGGTGCAGGAGGGCGTGGCGGTGCGGGTGGGGGCCAAGGGGGGGATGGTGCGGCTCGAGGGGAGGTTCGAGGAGGGGATAGGGTGGGAGGTGCGGGCGGTGGTGAGGGGAGGGGTGTGCAGGGGGGAGGGGGGTCGGGTGTGGGTTGAGGGGGAGGAGGTGGTGGTGTGGGTGGTGGTGGATGTGTGGGAGGAGGTGGGGGGGAGTCGGCGGCGGCTTCCCTCGTACGGGCCGCCGGAGGTGCCGGGGGAGGGGTGGGAGGCGGTGCGGAGGCGTCACGTGGAGGCCTACGGGGGGCTCTTCGGCCGGGTGAGGCTCGTGGTGGAGGGGGAGGAGCCCCTCCTGCCCACGGGTCGGCGGAGGGAGGATCCCGATCCGCTCCTCCCTGCGCTCCTCTTCGACTACGGGCGTTACCTCCTCATCGCCTCTTCGGCGCCGGGGTGTGATCTTCCGGCCAACCTTCAGGGGAAGTGGAATCCTCTCCTCGAGCCGCCCTGGGATGCGGACTACCACATGGACATCAACCTCCAGATGAACTACTGGCTTGCCGAGGGGGCCGGGCTGGGTGAGTGCGTGAGGCCTCTGGTGCGCTACGTGCTCCGGATGGTGCCCTCGGCGCGGGAGGCGGCCCGGAGGCTCTTCGGGTGCAGGGGGATCTGGTTCCCCCTCACCTCGGATGCGTGGGCGCGGGCCACGCCCGAGGCGTACGGGTGGGACGTGTGGGTGGGGGCGGCGGCGTGGATGGCCCAGCACCTCGTGTGGCGGTACCTCTACGGCGGGGACGAGGGGTTCCTCCGGGAGACGGCGTATCCCTTCCTCAAGGAGGTGGCGCTCTTCTTCGAGGATTTCCTCGTGGAGGATGGGGAGGGGGTGTTGCAGGTGGTGCCGTCCCAGTCTCCGGAGCACAGGTGGGAGGGGCTCGAGGGCTTTCCGGTGGGGCTGTGCGTCTCCTCTGCGGTGGATGTGCAGCTCGTGCGATGGGTGTTGAGGATGGCGGTGGAGTTGGGTGGGCGGCTGGGGGACGAGCTGGGGAGGTGGCGCGAGATGGAGGGGCGGCTCGCGCGGCTGCGGGTGGGGGGGGATGGGGTGCTCCTGGAGTGGGGGAGGGAGCTCCCGGAGGCGGAGCCGGGGCACCGGCACCTCTCGCCGCTGTGGGGTTTTTTCCCGGGCGATGTCCTGTGGGATGAGGACCCGGAGGTCCGGGAGGGGGCGGTGCGGCTCCTGGAGCGCCGGGTGAGGCACGGGTGCGGCCAGACGGGGTGGAGCAGGGCGCACCTCGCGTGTCTGTGTGCGGCGTTGGGGAGGGCGGAGGAGGCGTGGGAGCACCTCCGCGTCCTCCTCGGGGAGTTCACCACCGAGAGCCTCCTTGGGCTCCACCCGGTGGACCTGTTCCAGGTGGATGCGGGGCTGGGGGGTGCGGCTGCGGTGCTTCTCATGCTGCTCCAGGTGCGGCCGGATGGGGTGCTGCGCCTGCTTCCTGCCCTCCCGCGGGCATGGGGTCGGGGGAGGGTGGAGGGGCTGCGGGCGCCGGGAGGGTGGTGTGTGGGGGTGTGGTGGGAGGGGGGGAAGGTGAGGGAGGCGTGGTTCGAGGGGGGTAGGGGGGTGTGTAGGGTGGAGGCGTGGGCAGAGGAGGGAGTGGTGCGGCACGGAGGGGAGGAGTGGGTGGTGAGGGCGAGGGAGGGGGTGTGGGAGGTGGGGGGACGGGGGGAGGGGCGGTACGCGGTGAGGGGATGTGCGGGGAAAGATGTCTCATCTTTTGTTTGA
- a CDS encoding GntR family transcriptional regulator produces MPTREKQPIEVRSLSEQVYQYLCDQIIEGRIKYGDVLNIKQLAQQLKVSTMPVREAIKRLEMEGLVTIKPRSTCIITIPTKKDILETVEMRELLEVFCVEKVYASVDQDDLHPLHEIVERMEHVAPLLLQDDAHDSPRFPLLLSEYIQLEHLYHTQLCRLANNSLVDKFYREINLKLNMHFIYDIAAPPDVARTYRDHRTLLDALSSHSKEAVRIIREHLRQSRKNIIKGRGFAQLPDE; encoded by the coding sequence ATGCCGACCAGGGAGAAACAACCGATCGAAGTGAGGAGTCTGAGCGAACAGGTCTACCAGTACCTCTGTGACCAGATCATCGAAGGACGGATCAAATACGGCGACGTGCTCAACATCAAGCAGCTCGCTCAGCAGCTCAAGGTGAGTACCATGCCCGTGCGGGAGGCCATCAAACGCCTCGAGATGGAAGGGCTCGTCACCATCAAGCCACGGAGCACCTGTATCATCACCATCCCCACCAAGAAAGACATCCTCGAGACCGTGGAGATGAGAGAACTTCTCGAGGTCTTCTGTGTGGAAAAGGTCTACGCTTCAGTGGACCAAGACGACCTCCATCCACTCCACGAGATCGTGGAACGGATGGAACACGTGGCTCCCCTCCTCCTCCAGGACGACGCCCACGACAGCCCTCGGTTTCCCCTCCTCCTCTCGGAGTACATCCAGCTCGAGCACCTCTACCACACCCAGCTGTGCAGACTCGCCAACAACTCCCTCGTGGACAAGTTCTACAGGGAGATCAATCTCAAACTCAACATGCACTTCATCTACGACATCGCGGCCCCTCCGGACGTGGCTCGGACATACCGGGACCACAGGACCCTCCTGGATGCCCTCAGCAGTCACTCGAAGGAAGCCGTACGGATCATCCGAGAGCACCTTCGGCAGAGCCGGAAGAACATAATAAAAGGCAGGGGCTTCGCCCAGCTTCCGGACGAATGA
- a CDS encoding C-terminal binding protein → MNPYRIVVADDRFNGNYEQEREALSGLEYEFVVCREDMPPQEFLSIAQEADALLVNLRPIPEETISHLRRCRIISRYGIGVDNVDVEAATAAGIWVSNVPDYGIEEVSDHAAALLLACARLIMVKDRGIRVGKWNHTAGLKAFRLHGKVLGIVGYGRIARAFHRKMKGFGFARTLVYDPYIPSEEISRAGGEAADLFTLLREADYISIHAPLTKETRHLIGEREIGMMKPTAVIVNTSRGAIIDQQALQRALEEHRILGAGLDVFEEEPLPKDSPLRDLENVVLSDHSAYYSEESLVDLKRKAALNVKETLLKGRPLYPVNNPGS, encoded by the coding sequence ATGAACCCGTACAGGATCGTGGTGGCCGACGACAGGTTCAACGGCAACTACGAACAGGAGCGAGAGGCCCTCTCCGGGCTTGAGTACGAATTCGTCGTCTGCAGGGAAGATATGCCGCCCCAGGAGTTCCTCTCCATCGCGCAGGAGGCGGACGCACTCCTCGTCAACCTCAGGCCCATACCGGAAGAGACGATCTCTCATCTCAGACGGTGCAGGATCATCTCCCGATACGGGATCGGCGTGGACAACGTGGACGTGGAGGCCGCTACGGCGGCCGGCATCTGGGTGAGCAACGTGCCGGATTACGGCATAGAGGAGGTCTCGGACCATGCAGCCGCTCTCCTCCTTGCCTGCGCCCGGCTCATCATGGTAAAAGATAGGGGGATCCGCGTAGGGAAATGGAACCACACTGCGGGTCTCAAGGCGTTCAGGCTCCACGGCAAGGTGCTGGGGATCGTGGGGTATGGACGGATCGCCCGTGCCTTCCACCGGAAGATGAAGGGATTCGGGTTTGCCCGGACCCTCGTCTACGACCCCTACATCCCCTCCGAGGAAATCAGCCGGGCGGGAGGAGAGGCGGCGGATCTCTTCACCCTCCTTCGCGAGGCCGACTACATCTCCATACACGCGCCCCTCACGAAGGAGACCCGGCACCTCATCGGAGAGAGGGAGATAGGCATGATGAAACCCACCGCCGTGATCGTGAACACCTCGAGAGGGGCCATCATAGACCAGCAGGCCCTCCAACGGGCACTCGAGGAGCACCGCATCCTCGGCGCCGGGCTCGACGTCTTCGAGGAGGAACCCCTCCCGAAGGACAGTCCCCTCCGAGATCTCGAAAACGTGGTGCTCTCGGATCACAGTGCCTACTACAGTGAGGAGTCCCTCGTGGATCTCAAGCGCAAGGCTGCACTCAACGTGAAGGAGACCCTCCTCAAGGGGAGACCCCTCTACCCAGTAAACAATCCAGGGAGTTAG